From Hoeflea sp. 108:
CATGCGGCGGAAGGCGACCGGGCCGATGATGTAGACCAGCACCTTCCACATCGGCAAGCCGAGCGCGAGGCCTGCCTCCTTCAATCCCTTATGCACGGAGAGGAAGGAGCCGCGCACGATCTCAGCGATGTAGGCGCCCGCGTTCACGATGATGGCGGTGACGGCCGCGGTCATCGGATTGACGCGGACATCGGCCAGTACCGGAAGGGCGAAATAGATGAACATCACCTGGACGACGATCGGCGTGCCGCGGATCAGCTCGACATAGGTGAAGGCGATGGCGTTGAGCAGCGCATTACCGTAAGCGCGCATCAGACCCGCGACAAAACCGACGATGAGGCCGCCCACCAGGCCGGCGATGGTGATGAGGATGGTAAGGCGCGCGCCGCTCAGCAGTGCGGGCATGGCCTCGCCGATGACGGACCAGTCGAATTCCATGGATTGGCTCCCCGGTGAGAGGAGAGCGCGCCAGCCGTGCCGGCGCACTCGGGCTAGAGCATCAGAGCTTCGGCTCCGTGCCGAACCACTTCTTGTAGATTTCGGTGTAGCGGCCGTCCTTCTTCATGTTGGCGAGCGCGGTGTTGACTTTGGCGACCAGTTCGCTGCCCTTCGGAAAGCCGATGCCGTATTGATGGGCCATCATCTGCTCGCCGACTGCCTTCACCTTGCCGCCGCCTGCGGTCTTTACGTAATAGAGCACGTTCGGCGTGTCGTGCATGGCGGCGTCGACCCGGCCCGTCTGCAGTTCCAGATAGGCATTGTCGATGTTGGGGAACTGGCGCAGCTCCGTGTCCTTGAAGTGCTCCTTGGCATAGTCAGTCGCCGACGTGCCGGTCTTGGTGGCGAGAATCTTGCCCTTGAGGTCATCCGCACCCTTGATGGTGCTGTCCGTCGGCACCATCAACAGGAAGCCGCTGTCATAATAGCCGTCGGAAAAGTCGATGGCCTTCTTGCGCTCATCCTTGATGGTGATGCCGGCGAGCGCCACATCCACCTGCTTGGTCTGGA
This genomic window contains:
- the glnP gene encoding glutamine ABC transporter permease GlnP: MEFDWSVIGEAMPALLSGARLTILITIAGLVGGLIVGFVAGLMRAYGNALLNAIAFTYVELIRGTPIVVQVMFIYFALPVLADVRVNPMTAAVTAIIVNAGAYIAEIVRGSFLSVHKGLKEAGLALGLPMWKVLVYIIGPVAFRRMIPPLGNQFIVSLKDTSLFIVIGVGELTRQGQEIMAANFRAVEIWSAVAILYLLMTGTMTLILRVTEKRMRIL
- the glnH gene encoding glutamine ABC transporter substrate-binding protein GlnH, with translation MKLRSILFAAFATAIALAPARAEDLVVATDTAFVPFEFKEGDKYVGFDIDMWDAIAKEIGVTYTLQPMDFNGIIPALQTKQVDVALAGITIKDERKKAIDFSDGYYDSGFLLMVPTDSTIKGADDLKGKILATKTGTSATDYAKEHFKDTELRQFPNIDNAYLELQTGRVDAAMHDTPNVLYYVKTAGGGKVKAVGEQMMAHQYGIGFPKGSELVAKVNTALANMKKDGRYTEIYKKWFGTEPKL